In Micromonospora sp. LH3U1, one genomic interval encodes:
- a CDS encoding Fic family protein yields MCVVGRGRPSRATVYLRLDHALGELNQRLGGLPNPKEAQTIWEDIWHQEAHHSTALEGNTLVLREVQALLERGRAVGSKPLREYNEVRGYADAARWVYSQALEPDGWHDGRLVSVTEVRQVHRTAMTPVWDVEPPAEATGSEGPGNFRRHDIRPFSAGMAPPAWPLVPAQVDQWVEEACETGERLAAGGSLDRPLPEELARLHDDFERVHPFIDGNGRAGRLLLNLILVRLGYPPVIIFKRQRDAYLAAMQRADVGDYGALGELIARAMYDNLNRFIVPNVAGPARLVPLAALVTTEFSLPALRQAAQRGRLDAVQGSDGIWRSSRKAVEAYRATRNQKRYRSGGT; encoded by the coding sequence GTGTGTGTGGTCGGAAGGGGTCGTCCAAGCCGCGCCACCGTCTACCTGCGGCTCGATCACGCGTTGGGGGAACTGAACCAGCGTCTCGGTGGCCTTCCTAACCCAAAGGAGGCGCAGACGATCTGGGAAGACATCTGGCACCAGGAGGCCCACCACTCCACTGCGCTGGAGGGCAACACGCTAGTGCTGCGCGAGGTGCAGGCGCTACTGGAACGGGGCCGGGCCGTCGGGTCAAAGCCGCTGAGGGAATACAACGAGGTCCGCGGCTATGCCGACGCCGCCCGGTGGGTCTACAGCCAGGCCCTGGAACCCGACGGATGGCACGATGGCCGTCTGGTCAGCGTCACAGAGGTCCGCCAGGTCCATCGCACCGCTATGACTCCCGTCTGGGACGTTGAACCTCCCGCCGAGGCCACCGGCAGCGAGGGGCCCGGAAACTTCCGGCGGCATGACATCCGCCCGTTCTCCGCAGGGATGGCCCCGCCAGCATGGCCCCTGGTGCCGGCCCAGGTCGACCAGTGGGTCGAGGAAGCCTGCGAGACCGGGGAGCGTCTTGCGGCCGGCGGCTCGCTGGATCGGCCGTTGCCGGAGGAACTCGCCCGGCTGCACGACGACTTCGAGCGGGTGCACCCCTTCATTGACGGAAACGGGCGAGCGGGGCGGCTACTGCTCAACCTGATCCTCGTACGCCTCGGCTACCCACCCGTGATCATCTTCAAGCGCCAGCGTGACGCCTATCTTGCCGCGATGCAGAGGGCGGACGTCGGAGACTATGGTGCGCTGGGAGAGCTCATCGCGCGTGCAATGTATGACAACCTAAATCGCTTCATTGTGCCGAACGTCGCGGGCCCTGCCCGCCTCGTGCCGCTCGCGGCCCTCGTGACAACGGAGTTCAGCCTTCCGGCGTTGCGACAGGCTGCCCAGCGCGGGCGTCTCGACGCAGTGCAGGGGTCGGACGGCATCTGGCGAAGTTCCCGCAAGGCTGTCGAGGCGTACCGGGCTACGAGGAACCAGAAGCGGTACCGCTCCGGAGGAACCTGA
- a CDS encoding effector-associated constant component EACC1, with amino-acid sequence MSVLVVRNRKEETLPPSLETITLSAHPDLPSADARRSLASWLRAEDRLRERVTATPPDEVSAAGADVLRVTVDGAGTVMVLVQAIASWLTHRRDDVTVRLTCPDGWSAELDVRRARDMDQVTALIEAAIRAVTPET; translated from the coding sequence GTGTCCGTACTCGTTGTCCGCAACCGGAAGGAGGAGACGTTGCCGCCGTCTCTGGAGACGATCACACTTTCGGCTCACCCGGATCTTCCCTCCGCCGATGCACGGCGTTCTCTGGCATCCTGGCTGCGCGCCGAGGACCGGCTGCGCGAGAGGGTGACCGCGACGCCGCCGGACGAGGTGTCGGCGGCCGGCGCGGACGTGCTGCGGGTAACGGTCGACGGCGCTGGCACCGTCATGGTGCTGGTGCAGGCGATCGCCAGCTGGCTGACCCACCGCCGCGACGATGTGACGGTGAGACTCACCTGTCCAGACGGCTGGTCGGCCGAGTTGGACGTACGCCGGGCCCGGGACATGGACCAGGTGACCGCGCTCATCGAGGCCGCCATACGCGCGGTAACCCCCGAGACCTAG
- a CDS encoding helix-turn-helix domain-containing protein codes for MPDLPHPLAAFIVAEIRRARGAAGMTQDAFGRGAGFSASHVSAVEGETRALTMDFIKGADRALNNAGLFERMVGKLGAPSWFLPWLDAERTATQLRSFQPNLVPGLLQTENYGRAVIRCNETLSEDEVEKRLANRIDRQEIITKANAPQFIAVIAEAVLRRAGADFRDIMAGQIKQLTTLAERPNISVHVLPDDVSMHVGLTGPFSLARLPDHKWVGEMENQLGGVVIDRDDDVDTLMSRWEMVRSEALPRRQSIELMKEVATSWT; via the coding sequence ATGCCCGACTTGCCGCACCCGCTCGCCGCGTTCATCGTGGCCGAGATACGCCGCGCCCGAGGGGCCGCCGGAATGACGCAGGATGCCTTCGGTCGGGGCGCCGGCTTCAGCGCATCGCACGTCAGCGCCGTGGAGGGCGAGACGCGAGCGCTGACGATGGACTTCATCAAGGGCGCGGACCGAGCACTGAACAATGCCGGGCTGTTCGAGCGCATGGTGGGAAAGCTCGGTGCCCCGTCCTGGTTCCTGCCGTGGCTCGACGCGGAGCGCACGGCGACGCAGCTCAGGTCCTTTCAGCCGAACCTTGTTCCGGGCCTGCTCCAGACGGAGAACTACGGCCGCGCCGTCATCCGCTGCAACGAAACGCTGAGCGAGGACGAGGTCGAGAAGCGGCTGGCCAACCGGATCGACCGGCAGGAGATCATCACGAAGGCGAACGCGCCGCAGTTCATCGCCGTCATCGCCGAGGCGGTGCTCCGCCGCGCCGGCGCGGACTTCCGCGACATCATGGCGGGGCAGATAAAGCAGTTGACCACCCTCGCCGAGCGGCCGAACATCAGCGTTCACGTGCTGCCGGACGACGTCAGCATGCACGTCGGCTTGACCGGGCCCTTCAGCCTGGCGCGCCTGCCCGACCACAAGTGGGTGGGGGAGATGGAGAATCAGCTCGGCGGGGTTGTCATCGACCGCGACGACGATGTGGATACTCTGATGTCGAGGTGGGAGATGGTTCGCAGCGAGGCGCTACCCCGCCGTCAGTCGATCGAACTGATGAAGGAAGTTGCGACGTCATGGACCTGA
- a CDS encoding NAD-dependent epimerase/dehydratase family protein, translating into MTNSALPRRVVVTGATGKLGRAVVAHLRAVGVDVLAVDRAGGRDPRDMAGEFLLVDLTDYGQVVEAFTGGADEHADGVDAIVHLAAVPAPGLMSNATTFANNSAATYNVFAAARAAGIKRVVWASSETVLGLPFDTPPPYAPVDEEYAPRPESTYSLNKALEEEMARHFCRWDPELVMVGLRFSNVMDVEDYAPFPSFDADPQLRRWNLWGYIDARDGAQAVERALAHDQPGADVFIIANADTVMSRSSASLMAEVHPGVEVRKELGEHETLLSIDKARRVLGYQPRHSWRNHVDQT; encoded by the coding sequence ATGACCAACTCCGCACTGCCCAGGCGTGTTGTCGTCACCGGTGCCACCGGCAAGCTCGGCCGCGCCGTGGTCGCCCACCTGCGCGCCGTGGGCGTCGACGTGCTGGCGGTGGACCGCGCCGGCGGACGCGACCCCCGCGACATGGCAGGCGAGTTCCTCCTCGTCGACCTCACCGACTACGGGCAGGTGGTGGAGGCGTTCACCGGGGGCGCCGACGAGCACGCCGACGGGGTCGACGCGATCGTGCACCTGGCGGCGGTCCCCGCCCCCGGGCTGATGTCGAACGCCACCACGTTCGCGAACAACTCCGCCGCCACGTACAACGTGTTCGCCGCGGCCAGGGCGGCCGGGATCAAGCGAGTGGTGTGGGCGTCGAGCGAGACGGTGCTCGGGCTGCCGTTCGACACCCCGCCGCCGTACGCGCCGGTCGACGAGGAGTACGCGCCGCGGCCGGAGTCGACGTACTCGCTGAACAAGGCGCTGGAGGAGGAGATGGCGCGGCACTTCTGCCGCTGGGACCCGGAGCTGGTCATGGTGGGTCTGCGCTTCTCCAACGTGATGGACGTCGAGGACTACGCACCATTCCCCTCGTTCGACGCCGACCCGCAGCTGCGCCGGTGGAACCTGTGGGGCTACATCGACGCCCGCGACGGGGCGCAGGCGGTCGAGCGTGCGCTCGCCCACGACCAGCCCGGTGCCGACGTCTTCATCATCGCCAACGCCGACACCGTCATGAGCAGGTCCAGCGCCAGTCTCATGGCCGAGGTCCACCCGGGCGTCGAGGTCCGCAAGGAGCTTGGTGAGCACGAAACGCTGCTCAGCATCGACAAGGCGCGACGGGTGCTGGGTTACCAGCCGCGCCACTCCTGGCGGAACCACGTGGACCAGACGTAG
- a CDS encoding M14 family zinc carboxypeptidase — translation MAPSSRPFWTVPPRRLASAATVALLLGMTPLLSGTSAASAARPSPCSNDPTARLSAVPTPEAVLGFPLGAGQERVVTNAEVRTYLGAVDGASDRVTTGVLATSVLGQPLPYAVVSNERNVRPAALREIADDVRDLRDPRRTSARTAARTAKDSPAIVWVTANVHGGEKSGTDAALKTLYELAAGLSCEVAKRNDNLVTIIVPTQNPDGRDATRRQNEFGFDMNRDWFARTQQETDGKLELLRRYPPQVFIDAHEMGGREYFFPPNADPIHHEIAGEAVDWINRIGEANKAGFGYNGACDETVTTECYFNYDTYDMFFMGYGDTVPTTGFGAAGMTYEKGSASAVADRVQQQFNTQWSTLGWAAANKREVLSGYFDIWTDALAQGRAGTLEPNEVVQPTNEVQFPVPDVKIRSYFLLPDRQLADVRQLVERLRRMDVEVYEVQKPTRVPTARVFGGRTATNLTVPKGAYWIPMDQPQKHWIQAIMGEDPYTPFPYFYDVSSWSNPLLMGVSAIYTGDNVRPKAELVRTISGGRTAPAWPWGSYTYPLDSAAAAEFTFTLLGRGVPLVRDLKTSRVALPATKLSRTVDELAERLGVTLTPGGRPAGTRLDLPKVGLFQGTGISTTSGSHGEARYVLGKRWGLDLTPVTTADINDNTEAFTGRTVLLVPDGNSATGGLTATGQANLRDWIAQGHTYVGLRNEGTRLARAAGLTSTTEKTKPADYTVIGSHLRVDVDQDSPVALGRPTEDFEFNNSDPVLNPSTTGINVLSYPTGDTFWANGYTVGEDTLKGTAAVVDEPTGAGRAVLFAFNPLFRAYNENGLHLVANALLYPAGATAAPDARRSAGIDPARASAAAAPVTPELGGGWRPITIEVAAADLPRTTAIVERFTTDAETSAKGSSVYVVIPNPEGLQFDEHPFAGDLVRALHAAKVPLRSMVG, via the coding sequence ATGGCTCCATCGTCGCGTCCGTTCTGGACGGTCCCCCCGAGGCGGCTGGCGAGTGCCGCCACGGTCGCGCTCCTCCTCGGCATGACTCCCCTGCTCAGCGGCACGTCGGCCGCGAGCGCCGCCCGCCCCTCCCCCTGTAGTAACGACCCGACCGCCCGGCTGAGCGCGGTGCCCACCCCGGAGGCTGTGCTCGGCTTCCCGCTCGGCGCGGGGCAGGAGCGGGTCGTCACGAACGCCGAGGTCCGGACCTATCTTGGGGCCGTGGACGGCGCCTCCGACCGCGTCACCACCGGCGTGCTGGCCACCAGTGTGCTCGGCCAGCCACTGCCGTACGCGGTGGTGTCCAACGAGCGCAACGTACGGCCCGCCGCGCTGCGTGAGATCGCCGACGATGTCCGGGACCTGCGCGACCCGCGCCGGACCAGCGCGCGGACAGCCGCCCGGACGGCGAAGGACAGCCCGGCCATCGTCTGGGTCACCGCGAACGTGCACGGCGGCGAGAAGAGCGGCACCGATGCGGCACTCAAGACGCTGTACGAGCTGGCGGCGGGTCTGTCCTGCGAGGTCGCCAAGCGCAACGACAACCTGGTCACCATCATCGTTCCCACCCAGAACCCGGATGGCCGCGACGCGACCCGGCGGCAGAACGAGTTCGGCTTCGACATGAACCGGGACTGGTTCGCCCGCACCCAGCAGGAGACCGACGGCAAGCTGGAACTCCTGCGCCGCTACCCGCCGCAGGTCTTCATCGACGCCCACGAGATGGGTGGCCGCGAGTACTTCTTCCCGCCCAACGCGGACCCGATCCACCACGAGATCGCCGGTGAGGCGGTGGACTGGATCAACCGGATCGGCGAGGCCAACAAGGCCGGCTTCGGCTACAACGGCGCCTGCGACGAGACCGTCACCACCGAGTGCTACTTCAACTACGACACGTACGACATGTTCTTCATGGGTTACGGCGACACGGTGCCGACCACCGGCTTCGGTGCGGCCGGTATGACGTACGAGAAGGGCAGCGCGTCGGCGGTGGCCGACCGGGTTCAGCAGCAGTTCAACACCCAGTGGTCGACGCTCGGCTGGGCCGCCGCGAACAAGCGTGAGGTGCTGAGCGGCTACTTCGACATCTGGACCGACGCGCTGGCCCAGGGCAGGGCGGGCACGCTGGAGCCGAACGAGGTGGTGCAGCCCACCAACGAGGTGCAGTTCCCGGTGCCGGACGTCAAGATCCGCTCGTACTTCCTGCTGCCCGACCGGCAGCTCGCCGACGTCCGCCAACTCGTCGAGCGGCTACGCCGCATGGACGTCGAGGTGTACGAGGTGCAGAAGCCGACCCGGGTGCCCACCGCGCGGGTCTTCGGCGGGCGGACGGCCACCAACCTGACCGTGCCCAAGGGCGCGTACTGGATCCCGATGGACCAACCGCAGAAACACTGGATCCAGGCCATCATGGGCGAGGATCCGTACACCCCGTTCCCCTACTTCTACGACGTGTCGTCCTGGAGCAACCCGCTGCTGATGGGTGTCTCCGCGATCTACACCGGAGACAACGTCCGGCCGAAGGCCGAACTGGTCCGCACGATCTCCGGCGGCCGGACCGCGCCGGCGTGGCCGTGGGGCTCGTACACGTACCCGCTGGACTCGGCGGCGGCGGCGGAGTTCACGTTCACCCTGCTCGGACGCGGCGTCCCCCTCGTCCGTGACCTGAAGACCAGCAGGGTCGCGCTCCCGGCGACCAAGCTGAGCCGTACGGTCGACGAGCTGGCCGAAAGACTCGGGGTGACCCTCACCCCGGGCGGGCGGCCCGCCGGCACCCGCCTCGACCTGCCGAAGGTGGGGCTGTTCCAGGGCACCGGCATTTCCACCACGTCGGGCTCCCACGGCGAGGCCCGGTACGTGCTCGGCAAGCGTTGGGGGCTCGACCTGACGCCGGTCACCACGGCCGACATCAACGACAACACCGAGGCGTTCACCGGACGTACCGTGCTGTTGGTGCCGGACGGCAACAGCGCGACCGGCGGTCTGACCGCCACCGGCCAGGCAAACCTGCGCGACTGGATCGCCCAGGGCCACACCTACGTCGGGTTGCGCAACGAGGGCACCCGACTGGCCCGCGCCGCCGGGCTCACCTCCACCACCGAGAAGACCAAGCCGGCTGACTACACGGTGATCGGCTCGCACCTGCGGGTCGACGTCGACCAGGACAGCCCGGTCGCCCTGGGTCGCCCGACGGAGGACTTCGAGTTCAACAACAGCGACCCGGTCCTCAACCCGAGCACCACCGGGATCAACGTGCTCAGCTACCCGACGGGTGACACGTTCTGGGCCAACGGTTACACCGTCGGCGAGGACACGCTGAAGGGGACGGCCGCCGTGGTCGACGAGCCGACCGGGGCTGGCCGGGCGGTGCTGTTCGCGTTCAATCCGCTCTTCCGGGCGTACAACGAGAATGGTCTGCACCTGGTCGCCAACGCGCTGCTCTACCCGGCGGGTGCGACCGCCGCGCCGGACGCCCGGCGCTCCGCCGGGATCGACCCGGCGCGCGCCAGCGCCGCAGCCGCGCCGGTGACGCCGGAGCTGGGCGGCGGGTGGCGGCCGATCACCATCGAGGTGGCGGCGGCGGACCTGCCGCGCACGACGGCGATCGTCGAACGCTTCACCACCGACGCGGAGACCTCCGCGAAGGGCAGTTCGGTGTACGTCGTGATCCCGAACCCGGAGGGACTCCAGTTCGACGAACACCCGTTCGCGGGAGATCTGGTACGCGCGCTGCACGCCGCCAAGGTGCCACTGCGCTCGATGGTCGGCTGA
- a CDS encoding glycoside hydrolase family 18 protein, which translates to MRPFRHRRLTAVVALATLLITAAPPTAASAGDNQQRRAGYHRVGYFTQWGIYGRAFPVKKLDTSGAASRLTHVNYAFGNVSEDGRCYVDGGPGEGDAWADYQRPVPAEESVDGVADAPGQALNGNFGQLAKLKAKHPQLKVLISLGGWTWSTYFSNAARTDASRKAFVTSCIDLYLKGNLPGGPGAAAGVFDGIDLDWEWPNWEGEPGNVIRPEDRENFTKLLAEFRRQLDAYGRTTRAHHPLTAFLPANPATMDAGYEGRKIFKYLDFATVQGYDFHGGWDAVTNQQSALRVPAGAPDNPDFSAEVAIDGWIARGAPRDKLVLGIPYYGRGWTGVTGGGNGLFKPAAGPAPATFEAGYEDYKKLKTLAGNGYAVHRDLRTGHAWLFDGTTLWTYDDPAVVLQKMLYIRKAGLGGAMIWSLDGDDDNATLTKTIGLGLTTW; encoded by the coding sequence ATGCGACCATTCCGCCACCGCCGTCTCACCGCCGTCGTGGCCCTGGCGACCCTACTGATCACCGCCGCCCCGCCCACGGCCGCGAGTGCGGGCGACAACCAGCAACGCCGCGCCGGTTACCACCGCGTCGGCTACTTCACCCAGTGGGGCATCTACGGCCGGGCCTTCCCGGTCAAGAAGCTCGACACCTCCGGGGCGGCCAGCCGCCTCACCCACGTCAACTACGCCTTCGGCAACGTCAGCGAGGACGGACGCTGCTACGTCGATGGCGGGCCGGGCGAGGGCGACGCCTGGGCCGACTACCAGCGACCCGTCCCTGCGGAGGAGAGCGTCGACGGCGTCGCGGACGCCCCCGGCCAGGCGCTCAACGGCAACTTCGGGCAGCTCGCCAAGCTGAAGGCCAAGCACCCCCAACTGAAGGTGCTGATCTCGCTGGGCGGCTGGACCTGGTCGACGTACTTCTCGAACGCAGCCCGCACCGATGCCTCCCGCAAGGCGTTCGTCACGTCCTGCATCGACCTGTACCTCAAGGGCAACCTGCCGGGCGGCCCGGGCGCCGCCGCCGGTGTCTTCGACGGCATCGACCTCGACTGGGAGTGGCCCAACTGGGAAGGTGAGCCCGGCAACGTCATCCGTCCGGAGGACCGGGAGAACTTCACCAAGCTGCTCGCCGAATTCCGCCGGCAGCTCGACGCGTACGGGCGCACGACCCGCGCGCACCACCCGCTGACCGCCTTCCTGCCGGCCAACCCCGCCACCATGGACGCCGGCTACGAGGGCCGCAAGATCTTCAAGTACCTGGACTTCGCGACCGTGCAGGGGTACGACTTCCACGGCGGCTGGGACGCGGTGACCAACCAGCAGTCGGCGCTACGCGTACCAGCGGGCGCTCCCGACAACCCGGACTTCTCCGCCGAGGTGGCCATCGACGGCTGGATCGCCCGTGGTGCCCCACGCGACAAGCTCGTCCTCGGCATCCCGTACTACGGTCGGGGCTGGACCGGCGTCACCGGAGGCGGCAACGGCCTGTTCAAGCCCGCCGCCGGGCCCGCACCGGCCACCTTCGAGGCCGGTTACGAGGACTACAAGAAGCTCAAGACCCTGGCCGGCAACGGCTACGCCGTGCACCGCGACCTCCGCACCGGGCACGCCTGGTTGTTCGACGGTACGACGCTCTGGACGTACGACGATCCGGCGGTCGTGCTGCAGAAGATGCTCTACATCCGGAAGGCTGGTCTGGGCGGAGCCATGATCTGGTCGCTGGACGGTGACGACGACAACGCCACGCTGACCAAGACGATCGGCCTCGGCCTGACGACCTGGTAG
- a CDS encoding glycoside hydrolase family protein, whose protein sequence is MRGTGPDGADTAVVTGGAHARRRRGLRGRLPSGATRLLWPLAVAALVAVLVTGVIVVVQPTGPTPAPAATQAVDALTPTGPEPSPPTATTPAATTSPAGVTPTATPTAKPTTGRSVAPAVPAVTSKRKGVGVWTFDGVSQALANSGASWYYTWDVAHQGVTSPKDAEFVPMIWGAKSVTATNLQQARKNGRYLLGFNEPDMNGQAEMTVEQALELWPQLEATGLPLGSPAVAWGGDRPGEWLDRFMAGAKQRGYRVDFIALHWYGGDFTTANAVNQLKSYLQAVHDRYKLPIWLTEFALIDFSNGVRFPTQAQQAAFLTAATRMLGGLSWLQRYAWFGLPATDKDQTGLFRTGSTATAVGRAYQAAR, encoded by the coding sequence ATGCGCGGAACCGGTCCGGATGGAGCCGACACCGCAGTGGTGACCGGTGGCGCCCACGCGCGACGCCGGCGCGGGCTGCGCGGTCGCCTCCCGAGTGGCGCGACGCGTCTGCTGTGGCCGCTCGCCGTGGCCGCCCTGGTCGCCGTACTGGTGACCGGTGTGATCGTCGTGGTGCAACCGACCGGGCCGACGCCCGCCCCCGCGGCGACGCAGGCGGTCGACGCCCTGACGCCCACGGGTCCGGAGCCCAGCCCACCCACCGCGACCACGCCCGCCGCCACGACGAGCCCGGCGGGGGTGACCCCGACGGCAACGCCGACGGCGAAGCCGACGACCGGGCGTTCGGTCGCCCCGGCAGTGCCCGCGGTGACCTCGAAGCGCAAGGGTGTCGGGGTGTGGACCTTCGACGGCGTCAGCCAGGCACTGGCCAACTCCGGAGCGAGTTGGTACTACACCTGGGACGTGGCCCACCAGGGCGTCACCAGCCCGAAGGACGCCGAGTTCGTTCCGATGATCTGGGGGGCGAAGAGCGTCACCGCCACCAACCTGCAACAGGCCAGGAAGAACGGCCGCTACCTGCTCGGGTTCAACGAGCCGGACATGAATGGTCAGGCGGAGATGACCGTGGAGCAGGCGTTGGAGCTGTGGCCGCAACTGGAAGCCACGGGCCTTCCGCTGGGCAGCCCGGCGGTGGCGTGGGGCGGTGACCGGCCGGGCGAGTGGCTCGACCGCTTCATGGCCGGCGCGAAGCAGCGCGGTTACCGCGTCGACTTCATCGCCCTGCACTGGTACGGCGGCGACTTCACCACCGCCAACGCCGTCAACCAGCTCAAGTCGTATCTCCAGGCCGTGCACGACCGATACAAGCTGCCGATCTGGCTCACCGAGTTCGCCCTGATCGACTTCTCCAACGGCGTTCGCTTCCCGACCCAGGCACAGCAGGCCGCGTTCCTCACCGCGGCCACCCGGATGCTGGGCGGCCTGTCCTGGCTACAGCGGTACGCGTGGTTCGGCCTGCCCGCCACGGACAAGGACCAGACGGGGCTCTTCCGCACCGGCAGCACGGCGACCGCCGTCGGTCGCGCCTACCAGGCCGCACGCTGA
- a CDS encoding flavin reductase, whose product MARRTSEHRPARPTWRCGTCGIAWPCSPAKLRLLAEYRLDRAALLVHLATLQAEAASNLAALNPTAPPAKLTDRFTGWASAR is encoded by the coding sequence ATGGCCCGGCGCACCTCCGAGCATCGGCCGGCCCGCCCGACGTGGCGCTGCGGAACGTGCGGCATCGCCTGGCCCTGCTCCCCCGCGAAACTTCGGCTCCTCGCGGAGTACCGGCTCGACCGCGCGGCCCTGCTCGTCCACCTGGCGACGCTTCAGGCCGAGGCCGCCAGCAACCTGGCCGCGCTGAACCCGACCGCGCCGCCGGCCAAGCTGACCGATCGCTTCACCGGCTGGGCGTCAGCCCGATAA
- a CDS encoding DUF397 domain-containing protein: MDLIGATWRKSTRSGSGGGNCVEVADNLPGIVGVRDSKDPEGPALVFGPVAWRAFVTEVAQQS, translated from the coding sequence ATGGACCTGATCGGTGCTACGTGGCGCAAGTCCACCCGCAGCGGCTCCGGCGGCGGCAACTGCGTCGAGGTTGCGGACAATCTGCCCGGCATCGTCGGTGTGCGGGATTCCAAGGACCCCGAAGGGCCAGCGTTGGTCTTCGGGCCGGTCGCCTGGCGGGCGTTCGTCACCGAAGTCGCCCAGCAGTCATAG
- a CDS encoding PPOX class F420-dependent oxidoreductase, whose protein sequence is MSKPPLPEAAVAMLQKPNPAVMTTLRNGGQPVSAATWYLWEDGRILVNMDESRRRLEHVRNDPRVSLTVLDEAGWYTHVSIIGHVAELRADEGLADIDRLSEHYTGNAYPRRERARVSALIEIDRWHGWGSLKDNSQIG, encoded by the coding sequence ATGTCCAAGCCACCGCTTCCCGAGGCCGCGGTCGCCATGCTCCAGAAGCCGAACCCCGCCGTGATGACCACGCTTCGCAACGGTGGTCAGCCGGTGTCCGCCGCCACCTGGTACCTGTGGGAGGACGGCCGGATCCTGGTGAACATGGACGAGAGTCGCCGCCGGCTGGAGCACGTCCGCAACGACCCCCGGGTGTCCCTCACCGTGCTCGACGAGGCCGGCTGGTACACCCACGTCAGCATCATCGGGCACGTCGCCGAGTTGCGCGCCGACGAGGGCCTCGCGGACATCGACCGGCTGTCTGAGCACTACACCGGTAACGCGTACCCACGGCGGGAGCGCGCTCGGGTCAGCGCCCTGATCGAGATCGACCGCTGGCACGGCTGGGGCTCGCTCAAGGACAACAGCCAGATCGGCTGA
- a CDS encoding bile acid:sodium symporter family protein, with the protein MDSALTLIGLPIALGIIMLGLGLGLTIADFRRVAQHPRAAVIALVCQVLVLPALCFGLVLAFDLAPELAVGMMLLAASPGGTTANLFSHLFGGHVALNITLTAINSVLAVFTLPILVNLSAAYFLPDGRSLGLQFDKVLQVFAIVLVPVAIGMLIRARLPQVAERLNRPVRILSVIVLVAVIAGAVLGERENIADYFVSVGLAVLAFNLLSLAIGYGVPRLAGVDRSAATAAGFEIGIHNSTLAITIALSPALLNSTQMAIPGAVYSIVMFFTAAAFGYLVTRVGTRSAATLTP; encoded by the coding sequence ATGGACTCAGCCTTGACCTTGATCGGTCTGCCCATCGCTCTCGGCATCATCATGCTCGGCCTGGGTCTCGGGCTGACCATTGCGGACTTCCGTCGGGTGGCCCAGCACCCGAGAGCCGCCGTCATCGCGCTGGTGTGCCAGGTGCTGGTGCTGCCGGCGCTCTGCTTCGGCCTCGTCCTCGCCTTCGACCTGGCACCGGAACTGGCCGTCGGCATGATGCTGCTGGCCGCCTCGCCCGGCGGCACGACGGCCAACCTCTTCAGCCACCTGTTCGGCGGGCACGTGGCCCTGAACATCACCCTGACCGCCATCAACTCGGTGCTCGCCGTGTTCACCCTGCCGATCCTGGTCAACCTGTCGGCCGCGTACTTCCTGCCGGACGGGAGGAGCCTCGGCCTGCAGTTCGACAAGGTGCTGCAGGTCTTCGCCATCGTGCTCGTCCCGGTCGCGATCGGCATGCTGATCCGGGCCCGGCTGCCGCAGGTCGCCGAGCGCCTGAACCGCCCGGTCCGGATCCTGTCCGTCATCGTGCTCGTCGCGGTGATCGCCGGCGCCGTACTCGGCGAACGGGAGAACATCGCCGACTACTTCGTCTCGGTCGGCCTGGCCGTGCTCGCGTTCAACCTGCTGAGTCTCGCCATCGGGTACGGGGTGCCCCGACTCGCCGGGGTCGACCGGAGCGCCGCGACGGCCGCCGGGTTCGAGATCGGCATCCACAACAGCACCCTGGCCATCACGATCGCGCTCAGCCCGGCGCTGCTCAACAGCACCCAGATGGCGATCCCGGGGGCCGTCTACAGCATCGTCATGTTCTTCACCGCAGCGGCCTTCGGCTACCTGGTGACCCGCGTCGGCACCCGATCCGCCGCCACCCTGACGCCCTGA